In Alteromonas sp. RKMC-009, the genomic stretch TTGTGATCTTTTCTGCCCTGCACGCACTATATGCTTTTTAATACTGTGCAAACTGCCCGGGGTGTAAAAGGGTTCTGCACGCCTTGTTCAGATAGTGTACACTGCACCGGAAACACAGGTTAAAACAGATATACGGAACATAGTGACGGATAACCTCATGCGCAAAATCATTGTTGTTTCTGCTCTTATTATCGTTGCCGTTGTTGCAACAACCTTTTACTGGCCAAAAGAAGCCGAAGCCGACGGATTCCGCTCAGTTCAGGCAACGCCTTTCATGCTGGAAAAAGTGAAAGCCGACGAGTGGTTACTCATCGACGTGCGTACTCCGCAGGAATACGCTGACGGCCATATTCCCGGCGCCATCAACATGCCTCACGAAGCCATCGGCGACTATGTGGAACAGCTGAATGATGCCAAAGACAAACCTATCATTATTTACTGCCGCTCCGGGCGTCGGGCGCAAATAGCAATGCAGATGCTGGAACAGAAGCAGTTCACCGGTATCAGTCACCTTGAAGGCGATATGCTGGGCTGGACAGAAGCCGGTTTGCCCGTAGAGAGAATGTGATTGCTTGCCTGTATGGCAGAAACCGGATTAAGCTGGTAGTATTCCGCGCTTTCATTTTAAGCAGATACGTTAATGCAGATAGATATTGCTACGCCGGCCATGTTGTTTCCGGCGATTTCACTGTTGCTCCTGGCTTACACGAACCGCTTTCTGACACTGGCAACGATAATCCGTAACTTTGCCCGTGAAAACCGCGACGAAAACACACAGGCGCAAATCCGTAACCTGCGCCAGCGCATTTTATTCATAAAACGCATGCAGATAGCCGGCGTTGTCAGCTTTTTCCTGTGTGTCTTATCCATGCTTGCCATTTACCTGACATATCAGCTGGCCGGAAACTGGATTTTCGCCTCCAGTCTGGTGTGTCTGATGTATTCATTGTGGATGTCTGTGCGGGAAATCCTGATCTCTGTTGAAGCACTGGATTTCCATCTGGATGGCATAAAAGATAATAAAAAATGAAAAACAATAAGCCATCAGCCAGCGATATTACTTACGTTCCCCTTGCGCCGGAGCACTTTGAAGGCGTGTTGTTATTAGGCAACCGTATTCAGGGTGACGGTTATCTGTCTCATTTCTCTCTGGAAGAAATGTATCATAAGGGCTGGCACGACAATATTAATGCCAGCTACGTTGCTCTGTATAACGGTGAGATCGCCGGATTCAGACTGACCTTTGCTCACTCCCAATGGCAGCCTGACGAATGGTGTTCTGTGGCAGAGTGGCCGGTGGATCCGTCACGTGTGTGTTATTTCAAATGTAATACAGTAGACGATCGCCTGCAGGGATGTGGCATTGGCAGCCGCTTGCTGGAAATCGCCACACAAAAAGCGAAGGAACAGGGTGCCCTGGCGGGCCTGGCGCATATCTGGCTGGGTAGTCCGGGTAACAGTGCCTTTCGTTACTTCAGTAAAAACGGTGGTAAACTGATTGCCAGACACTCCGGTAAATGGCGTTATGCTTCCATTCATGAAGGCTATGATTGCCCTGTTTGTCCCGGTTATTGTGAGTGCGAAGGGGCAGAAATGATGATTGTATTTCCGTAAAGAGCCATTGCCCGCTACGTTAAATACACATTAACAGCCAATAAAAAACCCGCAATCATGCGGGTTTTCTTATTTCTGCGGCGGATACCGGAAAATTATGCTGTCAGTGTAACTCTGGCAAACTTACGTTTACCCACCTGATACACGGCCTCACCGGCTTCTGTGATCACCAGACGGGTATCTTCGACTTTTTCACCGTCAATCTTCACAGCGCCCTGCTTAATCATACGCATGGCATCAGAGGTAGAACCCACCAGCCCCGCTTCTTTCAGCAGGTTACCGATGGCAATACCGTCAGCTTCCATGGCAACAGACACTTCCGGCATGTCATCAGGGATGGCGTTTTTCTGGAAACGCTGAATAAAGTCCTGATGCGCGCCTTCTGCTGCAGCTTCGTCGTGGAAACGGGCGATGATCTCTTTTGCCAGTTCGATTTTGATATCACGGGGGTTCGCACCGGCTTCAACCTTCGCTTTCAGTTCTGCCACTTCTTCAAGAGGACGGAAGCTCAGCAGGTCGTAGTAACGCCACATCAGATCATCAGAAATCGACATAACTTTACCAAACATATCGTTCGGCGCATCAGTAATACCGATGTAGTTATTCAGCGATTTAGACATTTTCTGCACGCCGTCTAAACCTTCCAGCAGTGGTACCATCACTACCGCCTGCTGGCTCAGACCGTTCTCTTTTTGCAGCTCACGGCCCATTAACAGATTAAAGCGCTGATCAGTACCGCCCAGCTCAACATCTGATTTCAGTGCAACAGAATCATAACCCTGAACCAGCGGGTACAGGAATTCGTGAATAGCGATTGGCTGACCACCGTTGTAACGCTTTTTGAAGTCATCACGCTCAAGCATACGGGCTACCGTCTGGCTGGCCGCCAGTTTGATCATACCAGCCGCACCCAGTGCATCCATCCACTCAGAGTTAAAACGAATCTGCGTTTTCTCTTTATCGAGGATTTTGAATACCTGTTCCTGATACGTTTTAGCGTTTTCCAATACCTGTTCTTTGCTTAAAGGCTTGCGTGTCACATTTTTACCGGTAGGATCACCGATAAGACCGGTGAAATCACCGATCAGGAACACAACGTTATGGCCTAACTGCTGAAAGGTGCGAAGTTTATTAATCAGGACGGTGTGACCCAAATGTAAGTCTGGTGCCGTAGGATCGAAACCAGCCTTGATGGTCAGCGTCTTGCCTGACTTGAGTTTTTCAATTAACTCTTCTTCAGGCAGGATCTCATCCGTACCCCGTTTAATTTCAGCTAAAGCGGTTTGCCAATCGGTCATGCTCGTTCCACACTTATTACATTTACTGGGAAAATTTAATCGGGGCATTTTACGCATCCCAGTGAACCTTTGAAAGACTTGACCGTCAAAAATCGGCTTCCTGTGCGATCTAATCATGAAATTACAGGTGCTTTGGTGGAAAGTCGTGCTGTAACACGATATTCTCAGGCTGGGCAGTAATATGAGATTGAAATTTACCGTGGTTCTGAAAACATTCAAAAATCTTCCCAAACCACACCGGACCGGATTGGTGATCGCCAGTTTTTTACTGGGTGGTCTTATTCTTCTTCCTTCTGAACCGGTCGAAGCAAGTCGTCATCAGGAATCCCTGATTTTAGACGCAGGTGTGCGTTACCCTGTTGCGCTTTCAGTCATTGAAACGCCGGAAATCTATGTCGAAGAAGACGAGGGTAGCTGGGAAACATTCAAAGTGGGTCGTGGCGACACACTGGCTAAAATATTCAAGCGTGCAGGTTTTTCTGCCCGCGATACTTATGACGTGACTCAGGCAGGCGAACTGGCAAAAACCCTGGTCACCCTGATTCCGGGTGACGAATTGCAGTTGCGCGCCGGTGAAGATGGCAGTTTTGACGGACTGCGTTACGCCATTTCTTATAAAGAAGCGTTGCTTATCAAGCGCAATGCTGAAGACGATGGCCTCACCGCCCAGCTGGAAGCGAAAGAAATCGAAACCCGCTACAGCTTTGCACAGGGTGAAATCGACTCCAGCTTCTGGAATGCCGGTGTTGATGCCGGTCTCACCGACAATCAGATCATGCACCTTGCGGGTATTTTCGGCTGGGATATCGACTTCGCTATGGGTATCCGTCAGGGCGATTTGTTCAATATCGTGTATGAAGAAAACTATATCGACGGTGAATTCGTGGGTTATGGCGATATTGTTGCCGCTGAATTTGTGAATCAGGGTGAGCGCTTTGTTGCTATCCAGCACGATGACGGCAATTACTACACGCCGGAAGGCCGCAGCATGCGTAAGAGCTTTTTACGTGCGCCGATTAACTTCAAATACGTGAGTTCCAATTTTACTAAAGCCCGTTTCCACCCGGTGCAGAAACGCTGGAAGTCTCACAACGGTACAGACTATGTGGCAGCCGTCGGTACGCCAATCATGGCCGCCGGTGACGGCAAGGTTATTGAAGCGTCGTATAACCGCTTTAACGGTAACTACGTGTTCATTCAGCATGGTGAGAAATACGTCACCAAGTACCTGCACCTTAAAAAGCGTGGTGTGAAGCGTGGTGACACGGTGAAACAGGGCCAGACAGTAGGCTATCTTGGTTCAACAGGTATGGTAACCGGCGCTCACCTTCACTATGAATTCCTGGTAGACGGTGTACACCGTAACCCCAGAACCGTAGAGTTGCCGAAAGCGCGCCCTATCGACTCATCAGAAAAAGACGCCTTTATGAAAATTGCTGAGGTACGCTTAGGTCAGTTGGACAACACCAAGCGTCTGATGCTGGCGATGAAATAAGCCTGTCGCGCAGACAATGAACATACTGAAAATGCCCGCTATGCGGGCATTTTTGTTCCCGCACAATGACATATAAACAACAACCGGTATGCCCTATGAACACCCATAAGCTGGCAGTGCTCAGCAATGAAGCGCAGGAATATGCGCCGTTGATCCCCGCATTACTTCCTGACAACGTGGTACTTGATTGCATTACAACGGAGCCCGGGGATGTGGACAAAGACAGTGTCACCATTCTGCTGGCGGATCCGGACCTCGCTGCCATGGTGATCCCTCAAATGCCGGCACTGAAATGGTGTCAGTCGGTTTGGGCCGGCAACAGGCCCTTACTGGCGCTGGACAGACAAGACTATCTGCTGACAGCAGCAAAGGGGATTTTCGGGGTACAGATGAGGGAATATGTGTTTACCTGGCTGTTGCACTATTCCCGCTCTGTTGATGATTATGCACAAGCACAACGCAATGCTGTCTGGTCACCTCCCCGCTATGCCCGTTTGCAGGGTAAAACGCTCGGGATCACCGGCGCGGGTTCCATTGCGGATGCATTATTGCCGGTGGCAGAAGTATTCGGGTTGAATGTCATCGGGTTAAGCCGCAGTGGTAAACCAAAAGCAGGTTACACGGCGATGTACACGCAGGCGTCAGTGCATGAGTTTGCCGGCCGGTGCGATTTTGTACTGAATCTGATGCCGGATACGCCGGACACAAGAGGTTTACTGAATGCTGATTTCGTTTCTGCATTGCCCGGTGAATGTGTACTGATTAATGCCGGGCGGGGCTCTGCCATCGTAGAAGAGGATGTGCTCTCTGCACTGGATAACGGGCAACTGAAAGCCGCAGTACTGGATGTCTTTAATGAAGAACCATTGCCAGCCTCACACCCATTCTGGCAACACCCTAAAATCAAAATAACGCAGCACACCGCGGCGGAATCCCGCCCTGCCGATGTAGCTGCGCTATTTGCAGATAACTTACAGCGTTATTTATCCCGTCAGCCCCTGATGCATCAGTTCGATTTTACACGGGGCTATTAGTGCTTAACCGCGGGGGTCAGTAGCGGTGACCTCTATCCGGTCAATGTGCTGTTCGCGGAAGGCTTTCAGCGCATCAAAACCGGTAAGGGGATGCAGTTCACGGAACTCAACCCAGTCAATAAGTGTAAACAGCGCCACCGACGGATAACCCCAGCCATCAAACTCGCCGGCACTGACCATTTCATTCAGCAAGCCAAGCGTAGAAGCAATACGTTCTTTCTGCAGGCGGACAAACAACTGATCGTTGGTAGCCTCAATGCCTGAACGCTTAAGCATGAAAAGCTGAACAAACGAGTCGTTAGCACCGTCAATCATCGTCAACTGGTTTTCCTGGTCCCAGCTCAGAGGTGGCAGATCCAGCTTTGCCAGCAAATAACTGTGGATCACACGGGAGTCGAAGACTAACTGTCCATCATCTTCAAGACACGGCACTTTCAGGATAGGGTTTTTAGATGCAAGTATGTCCCGGCCCTCACCCTCAAAGATGTTCAGATTAATAAATTCGTGCTCTGTAGCAGACAGCACGATGCGGATGCGGCGAACATAAGGCGATGTAACGGAGCCGTACAGTTTCATCATAAAATTCCTCAGCAACATTGAGAACAAAGTAATGACGACACAGTAACGGGTATAACCGGAAAATGGTACAGGGTGCACAGATTAAATCAGACCGGTGCACCTGAGAGAATGATGAGTTACAGGATGCTCAGATACTGAAGCTTGAACCACACCCGCAGGTGGTTGTGGCGTTGGGGTTATCCACCAGGAAGCGGGAACCTTCCAGACCGTCTACATAATCAACGGTACCGCCCACCAGATATTGCAGGCTCATAGGATCGACCACCAGCGTAACGCTGTCTTTTTCGATGGTCATGTCACCTTCATTTACCTTCTCGTCGAAAGTGAAGCCATACTGAAAGCCCGAGCAGCCACCGCCAGTGACATACACACGCAACTTCAGATTCGGATTTTCTTCCTCTGTGACCAGCTCTTTCACTTTCTTCGCAGCAGAATCAGAAAAATCGATTGGCAGCGCCATTTCTACAGACATAGTTACCTCGCAAAATACCACGGGCTTTCGCCCTGAAAACATCCCTGAACGTCTCACAAACCTGAACAGGCGGAACCACACATCAGCTCAATAGCAGAGCCGGTGAACGGGATGTGGCTAATTATCTAATACCTGACCAAATCAATCAAGTAATCCGCACAATCCTGTGCTCCGGGACTCTGACCGGAAACTGATAAAAACAACATTCGTTTGCACCACACGAAGACGAGCGCACCAAAACAATGCAACCAGCACGGGCAACGTGTCCGGCTGAATCTCTAACTCATTGAAATTATGTATTAAAAAAACAGGCATAGTTTTCGCTAAGTCTATGTCGGGTTAACATCCCATGCTTTCCAGCATAATGAGTTTTTACCACAGAGCCGGCCGAAGACCGGATGTGACACAATCTGTTATCAGGCAATGATGCCCGGCGTTGAACTATCAGCGCCGGGCTTTTTTATTTAAGGGCACAATCAATGAGTGTTGAAAAATTTAATCTTTTCTCCTTCACCGGAAAAATGAAAATTCTCCACCTGTCATGGATGGTCTTCTTCGTGACCTTCGTGGTGTGGTTCAACATGGCACCGCTTAAACAGGTGATCATGAATGATATGGGGCTGAGCATTGAAGAATGGAAGACCTTACTGATCCTCAACGTGGCGCTGACCATTCCGGCCCGTGTGATCATTGGTGCACTCACTGATAAATACGGCCCCCGCATCGTTTACTCCGCATTGCTTGCCGTCTGTTCTGTGCCCTGTTTTGTATTTGCCTTCGCCGACAATTTCACTCAGTTAGCCATCGCCCGTTTTGCTCTGGGCTTTATCGGCGCAGGTTTTGTAATTGGTATCCGTATGGTCAGTGAGTGGTTCCCTCCTAAAGAACTGGGCACTGCCGAAGGTGTGTATGGTGGCTGGGGCAACTTTGGTTCTGCGGCGGCAGCATTTACGTTACCGGCGCTGGCGCTGCTGTTTGGTGGCGATGATGGCTGGCGCTATGCCGTTGCCCTTACCGGTGTACTTTGCCTTATTTTCAGTGTGATTTACTTCACCA encodes the following:
- a CDS encoding OapA family protein, yielding MRLKFTVVLKTFKNLPKPHRTGLVIASFLLGGLILLPSEPVEASRHQESLILDAGVRYPVALSVIETPEIYVEEDEGSWETFKVGRGDTLAKIFKRAGFSARDTYDVTQAGELAKTLVTLIPGDELQLRAGEDGSFDGLRYAISYKEALLIKRNAEDDGLTAQLEAKEIETRYSFAQGEIDSSFWNAGVDAGLTDNQIMHLAGIFGWDIDFAMGIRQGDLFNIVYEENYIDGEFVGYGDIVAAEFVNQGERFVAIQHDDGNYYTPEGRSMRKSFLRAPINFKYVSSNFTKARFHPVQKRWKSHNGTDYVAAVGTPIMAAGDGKVIEASYNRFNGNYVFIQHGEKYVTKYLHLKKRGVKRGDTVKQGQTVGYLGSTGMVTGAHLHYEFLVDGVHRNPRTVELPKARPIDSSEKDAFMKIAEVRLGQLDNTKRLMLAMK
- the tyrS gene encoding tyrosine--tRNA ligase, whose product is MTDWQTALAEIKRGTDEILPEEELIEKLKSGKTLTIKAGFDPTAPDLHLGHTVLINKLRTFQQLGHNVVFLIGDFTGLIGDPTGKNVTRKPLSKEQVLENAKTYQEQVFKILDKEKTQIRFNSEWMDALGAAGMIKLAASQTVARMLERDDFKKRYNGGQPIAIHEFLYPLVQGYDSVALKSDVELGGTDQRFNLLMGRELQKENGLSQQAVVMVPLLEGLDGVQKMSKSLNNYIGITDAPNDMFGKVMSISDDLMWRYYDLLSFRPLEEVAELKAKVEAGANPRDIKIELAKEIIARFHDEAAAEGAHQDFIQRFQKNAIPDDMPEVSVAMEADGIAIGNLLKEAGLVGSTSDAMRMIKQGAVKIDGEKVEDTRLVITEAGEAVYQVGKRKFARVTLTA
- a CDS encoding GNAT family N-acetyltransferase translates to MKNNKPSASDITYVPLAPEHFEGVLLLGNRIQGDGYLSHFSLEEMYHKGWHDNINASYVALYNGEIAGFRLTFAHSQWQPDEWCSVAEWPVDPSRVCYFKCNTVDDRLQGCGIGSRLLEIATQKAKEQGALAGLAHIWLGSPGNSAFRYFSKNGGKLIARHSGKWRYASIHEGYDCPVCPGYCECEGAEMMIVFP
- a CDS encoding D-2-hydroxyacid dehydrogenase; translation: MNTHKLAVLSNEAQEYAPLIPALLPDNVVLDCITTEPGDVDKDSVTILLADPDLAAMVIPQMPALKWCQSVWAGNRPLLALDRQDYLLTAAKGIFGVQMREYVFTWLLHYSRSVDDYAQAQRNAVWSPPRYARLQGKTLGITGAGSIADALLPVAEVFGLNVIGLSRSGKPKAGYTAMYTQASVHEFAGRCDFVLNLMPDTPDTRGLLNADFVSALPGECVLINAGRGSAIVEEDVLSALDNGQLKAAVLDVFNEEPLPASHPFWQHPKIKITQHTAAESRPADVAALFADNLQRYLSRQPLMHQFDFTRGY
- the erpA gene encoding iron-sulfur cluster insertion protein ErpA, with protein sequence MSVEMALPIDFSDSAAKKVKELVTEEENPNLKLRVYVTGGGCSGFQYGFTFDEKVNEGDMTIEKDSVTLVVDPMSLQYLVGGTVDYVDGLEGSRFLVDNPNATTTCGCGSSFSI
- a CDS encoding DUF2721 domain-containing protein translates to MQIDIATPAMLFPAISLLLLAYTNRFLTLATIIRNFARENRDENTQAQIRNLRQRILFIKRMQIAGVVSFFLCVLSMLAIYLTYQLAGNWIFASSLVCLMYSLWMSVREILISVEALDFHLDGIKDNKK
- a CDS encoding rhodanese-like domain-containing protein, giving the protein MRKIIVVSALIIVAVVATTFYWPKEAEADGFRSVQATPFMLEKVKADEWLLIDVRTPQEYADGHIPGAINMPHEAIGDYVEQLNDAKDKPIIIYCRSGRRAQIAMQMLEQKQFTGISHLEGDMLGWTEAGLPVERM
- a CDS encoding glutathione S-transferase family protein; this translates as MKLYGSVTSPYVRRIRIVLSATEHEFINLNIFEGEGRDILASKNPILKVPCLEDDGQLVFDSRVIHSYLLAKLDLPPLSWDQENQLTMIDGANDSFVQLFMLKRSGIEATNDQLFVRLQKERIASTLGLLNEMVSAGEFDGWGYPSVALFTLIDWVEFRELHPLTGFDALKAFREQHIDRIEVTATDPRG